One region of Salvelinus namaycush isolate Seneca chromosome 3, SaNama_1.0, whole genome shotgun sequence genomic DNA includes:
- the LOC120035010 gene encoding male-specific lethal 1-like 1 isoform X2 — protein MTSTVFTSGGYKLDTVGKIDLVKAPAGGTPDSFIGLRREPSEYVIGVPNVLGSIHNSSGQQLQGKAKVVPGQGPITCRPGSGQNPGLGSGQEENWVIFGAQTPHGKPMGGDGTTPVKSKTLLGQTNSNMGKTDLAVLNTIKQPRDDAVCGREVRGAATASIMVAQSSEHSPDGKRGNIRKGPGHSPTQTSCIRQILLLQLELIEQQQQQLQSKSKEIDDLKAEKEMLMARIERMERRLQLGKKDGCDQRPNHIPSRQEDQVAMPGTPEGQGLSECCSSHTPRTLNFGRGGKGHKRRFLFQDPRAAKRRAQAKASQSPHNEALLPKEEPLDGEEFSDGFPGTSSAATEELDYLSTTDMYLCRWHVPPLSPTSREPSPKKEEPVAIPSWKENLMEPLGEEAASDIPENLDDNVFLKRHSKHELDEKRRKRWDIQRIREQRMFQRLQQRMNKRKGIQESEPEVFSFYPEAEDVESLMITPHLPVVVFGRPLPKLSRRSFDLPWLDERSRCRVEVPKKQTPHRTCRK, from the exons ATGACATCCACTGTGTTCACAAGTGGAGGATATAAGCTAGACACAGTAGGGAAGATTGATTTGGTCAAAGCTCCAGCAGGAGGAACACCAGATTCCTTCATTGGCCTGAGGAGGGAGCCAAGTGAATATGTCATCGGAGTCCCAAACGTGCTGGGCAGTATCCACAACAGCAGCGGCCAGCAGCTCCAGGGGAAAGCCAAGGTGGTGCCAGGACAGGGACCGATTACCTGCAGGCCTGGATCTGGACAGAACCCTGGGCTTGGGTCTGGGCAAGAGGAGAACTGGGTGATCTTTGGAGCCCAAACTCCCCATGGCAAACCAATGGGGGGCGACGGCACCACACCAGTCAAGAGCAAGACACTACTAGGACAGACAAACAGCAATATGGGCAAGACAGACCTTGCAGTGCTCAACACTATCAAACAGCCCCGGGACGATGCAGTGTGTGGCAGGGAGGTCAGAGGGGCTGCTACTGCATCAATCATGGTGGCACAGTCATCAGAACACAGCCCAGATGGCAAAAGAGGGAATATTAGGAAAGGACCTGGTCACTCCCCTACACAGACCAGCTGCATACGCCAGATCCTCCTCCTCCAACTAGAACTCATtgaacaacagcaacagcagctcCAGTCCAAGAGCAAGGAGATAGATGACCTCAAAGCTGAGAAGGAAATG CTCATGGCGCGGATCGAGCGCATGGAGCGCCGTCTGCAGCTAGGTAAGAAGGATGGGTGTGACCAGCGCCCCAACCACATCCCTAGCCGGCAGGAAGACCAGGTGGCAATGCCAGGGACACCAGAGGGGCAGGGGCTGTCTGAGTGCTGCAGCAGCCATACACCCCGAACGCTGAATTTTGGCAGAGGAGGCAAGGGCCACAAACG GCGTTTCCTCTTCCAGGACCCCAGGGCAGCCAAACGACGTGCCCAAGCCAAGGCCTCCCAGTCCCCACACAACGAGGCGCTGCTCCCCAAAGAGGAGCCTCTGGACGGGGAAGAGTTTTCAGATGGGTTTCCTGGGACCAGCTCGGCCGCCACTGAGGAACTGGACTACCTGTCCACCACAGACATGTACCTGTGTCGCTGGCATGTGCCTCCCCTGTCACCAACTTCGCGGGAGCCCTCACCCAAGAAGGAGGAGCCTGTGGCCA TTCCCTCATGGAAGGAAAACCTTATGGAGCCCCTGGGAGAGGAGGCGGCATCTGATATCCCTGAG AATCTGGATGACAATGTCTTCCTGAAGCGCCACTCGAAGCATGAACTGGatgagaagagaaggaagag ATGGGACATCCAGCGGATCCGTGAGCAGCGGATGTTCCAGCGACTGCAGCAGCGCATGAACAAGAGGAAGGGTATCCAAGAGAGTGAGCCAGAAGTGTTCTCCTTCTACCCAGAAGCCGAGGATG tgGAGTCCCTCATGATCACCCCCCACCTTCCAGTGGTGGTGTTTGGCCGACCTCTGCCAAAGCTGTCAAGACG GAGCTTTGACCTGCCTTGGCTGGACGAGCGGAGCCGCTGTCGAGTAGAGGTGCCCAAAAAGCAGACCCCCCACCGGACCTGCCGAAAATAA
- the LOC120035029 gene encoding protein CASC3-like isoform X3 → MADRRRRRRRASQDSEEDDESGSGSESGKSLSPTTKPRVRDPEPVEAPAVRVVPKNDAESECESEDGVGEAVLSDYESADPEENGSHSEGGEEEEEEVVPPPAAEPKPSPATDTPAAEGELQEGGGKEEGEKGVSKEVKCEDKGNLAGERQSGDGQESTEDSENKGAKPGQKLDDDQDRNNPAYIPRKGMFFEHDVRGNAQEEERPKGRNRKLWKDEGCWEHDRFREEEQAPKSREELVAIYGYDIRNGGVSNERSYRQRKPRHSTSPVRDKRWRDGDGERPIHTSWQQGGNPNSRSDPLAVALQQSDPPPSAAPNTQRNNNPPRPSSHPPPRGFQGNRPPQAQYRNDRNQESQRPGPKAHPAEALQTRSLPPMDGERGPRGRGNRGVHTERSSSVVVEEIRSEEDDERNTTTVTTSQSVYHNRHYSGKGDRERDSAPRRQEQQRGGSAPPADNPVTRDASPAPERPVEKKSYSLARRTRTRATELDKQASLEEPASTVSSSALTSEPWQGPGQSQGDAGDSIQATVLTGLDQDLARLSLAGQNWDQNPSSFLRAEMRGIPNSMHMGGAPPQYSNIEELGAGNRAKRYSSQRQRPSPEPAPPMHIGVMESHYYEPMSYQGPIYAHGDSPAPLPPQAMLVQPEMHLPHPGHPGHPEMLVWCWLLYGPQSVWSHP, encoded by the exons ATGGCGGACCGGCGACGGCGAAGGAGACGCGCGTCCCAGGATAGCGAGGAGGACGATGAATCTGGTTCGGGATCGGAAAGTGGAAAGTCCCTTTCGCCAACGACAAAGCCCCGAGTACGGGATCCTGAGCCAGTTGAGGCACCAGCTGTTCGTGTGGTGCCGAAAAACGATGCTGAATCCGAGTGT GAAAGTGAAGATGGCGTAGGAGAAG CTGTCCTTTCTGACTATGAAAGTGCAGATCCTGAGGAGAATGGCTCCCATTCAGAG GGAggtgaagaagaagaggaggaggtggtccCTCCACCGGCTGCAGAGCCCAAACCCAGTCCTGCTACTGACACCCCTGCTGCAGAGGGGGAACTGCaggaaggaggggggaaggaAGAGGGTGAGAAAGGTGTGAGTAAAGAAGTGAAGTGTGAAGATAAAGGCAACCTGGCAGGGGAGCGGCAAAGCGGGGATGGACAG GAAAGCACAGAAGACTCTGAGAATAAAGGTGCTAAACCAGGCCAGAAGCTGGATGATGACCAGGATCGTAATAACCCAGCCTATATCCCCCGTAAGGGAATGTTCTTTGAGCACGACGTCAGAGGAAACGCACAGGAGGAGGAACG GCCGAAGGGTCGTAACAGGAAGCTGTGGAAGGACGAGGGTTGCTGGGAACACGATAGGTTCAGGGAGGAGGAGCAGGCGCCTAAGTCACGTGAGGAGCTGGTTGCAATCTACGGCTATGACATCCGCAACGGAGGTGTCTCCAATGAGCGGTCCTATAGACAGCGCAAGCCCAG ACACAGCACCTCTCCAGTCCGGGACAAGCGCTGGCGGGACGGAGACGGGGAGAGGCCCATCCATACCTCCTGGCAGCAGGGAGGGAACCCCAACAGCCGTAGCGATCCCCTAGCCGTGGCCCTGCAGCAGTCTGATCCTCCCCCCTCAGCAGCCCCCAACACCCAGCGCAACAACAACCCCCCCAGGCCCTCCTCCCACCCCCCACCCCGGGGCTTCCAGGGCAACCGCCCCCCCCAGGCCCAGTACAGGAATGACAGAAACCAGGAGTCTCAACGGCCAGGCCCCAAGGCCCACCCCGCCGAGGCCCTCCAGACCCGGAGCCTACCGCCCATGGACGGGGAACGAGGCCCCAGGGGCCGGGGGAACAGAGGGGTCCATACGGAGCGCAGCTCTTCGGTAGTGGTGGAAGAGATCCGCAGCGAGGAGGATGACGAGCGCAACACAACTACAGTGACAACTTCTCAGTCCGTCTACCACAATCGCCACTACAGTGGCAAGGGAGATCGAGAAAGGGACTCTGCGCCACGGCGACAGGAGCAGCAGCGAGGGGGATCTGCTCCTCCGGCGGACAACCCGGTTACCCGCGATGCCTCCCCGGCTCCGGAGCGGCCCGTGGAGAAGAAGTCGTACTCCCTAGCCAGGAGGACTCGCACCCGGGCCACTGAGCTGGACAAGCAGGCCTCTCTTGAGGAGCCTGCCTCCACCGTGTCTTCCTCGGCACTGACGAGTGAGCCGTGGCAGGGCCCCGGTCAGAGCCAGGGGGATGCTGGAGACAGTATCCAGGCGACGGTACTCACAGGGCTGGACCAGGACCTGGCCAGACTCAGCCTAGCCGGACAGAACTGGGACCAGAACCCATCTTCGTTTCTACGCGCTGAGATGAGGG GCATCCCTAACTCTATGCACATGGGTGGAGCACCTCCACAATACAGTAACATAGAAGAGCTG GGAGCTGGTAACCGGGCAAAGCGGTACTCGTCCCAGCGCCAGAGGCCAAGCCCGGAGCCCGCTCCTCCTATGCACATAGGGGTCATGGAAAGCCACTACTACGAGCCCA TGTCTTACCAAGGACCAATCTATGCCCACGGCGACAGCCCCGCCCCCCTCCCACCCCAGGCCATGCTGGTCCAGCCTGAGATGCACCTCCCCCACCCAGGCCATCCAGGACACCCAG AAATGCTGGTATGGTGTTGGCTACTGTAT
- the LOC120035010 gene encoding male-specific lethal 1-like 1 isoform X1, with product MTSTVFTSGGYKLDTVGKIDLVKAPAGGTPDSFIGLRREPSEYVIGVPNVLGSIHNSSGQQLQGKAKVVPGQGPITCRPGSGQNPGLGSGQEENWVIFGAQTPHGKPMGGDGTTPVKSKTLLGQTNSNMGKTDLAVLNTIKQPRDDAVCGREVRGAATASIMVAQSSEHSPDGKRGNIRKGPGHSPTQTSCIRQILLLQLELIEQQQQQLQSKSKEIDDLKAEKEMLMARIERMERRLQLGKKDGCDQRPNHIPSRQEDQVAMPGTPEGQGLSECCSSHTPRTLNFGRGGKGHKRRRFLFQDPRAAKRRAQAKASQSPHNEALLPKEEPLDGEEFSDGFPGTSSAATEELDYLSTTDMYLCRWHVPPLSPTSREPSPKKEEPVAIPSWKENLMEPLGEEAASDIPENLDDNVFLKRHSKHELDEKRRKRWDIQRIREQRMFQRLQQRMNKRKGIQESEPEVFSFYPEAEDVESLMITPHLPVVVFGRPLPKLSRRSFDLPWLDERSRCRVEVPKKQTPHRTCRK from the exons ATGACATCCACTGTGTTCACAAGTGGAGGATATAAGCTAGACACAGTAGGGAAGATTGATTTGGTCAAAGCTCCAGCAGGAGGAACACCAGATTCCTTCATTGGCCTGAGGAGGGAGCCAAGTGAATATGTCATCGGAGTCCCAAACGTGCTGGGCAGTATCCACAACAGCAGCGGCCAGCAGCTCCAGGGGAAAGCCAAGGTGGTGCCAGGACAGGGACCGATTACCTGCAGGCCTGGATCTGGACAGAACCCTGGGCTTGGGTCTGGGCAAGAGGAGAACTGGGTGATCTTTGGAGCCCAAACTCCCCATGGCAAACCAATGGGGGGCGACGGCACCACACCAGTCAAGAGCAAGACACTACTAGGACAGACAAACAGCAATATGGGCAAGACAGACCTTGCAGTGCTCAACACTATCAAACAGCCCCGGGACGATGCAGTGTGTGGCAGGGAGGTCAGAGGGGCTGCTACTGCATCAATCATGGTGGCACAGTCATCAGAACACAGCCCAGATGGCAAAAGAGGGAATATTAGGAAAGGACCTGGTCACTCCCCTACACAGACCAGCTGCATACGCCAGATCCTCCTCCTCCAACTAGAACTCATtgaacaacagcaacagcagctcCAGTCCAAGAGCAAGGAGATAGATGACCTCAAAGCTGAGAAGGAAATG CTCATGGCGCGGATCGAGCGCATGGAGCGCCGTCTGCAGCTAGGTAAGAAGGATGGGTGTGACCAGCGCCCCAACCACATCCCTAGCCGGCAGGAAGACCAGGTGGCAATGCCAGGGACACCAGAGGGGCAGGGGCTGTCTGAGTGCTGCAGCAGCCATACACCCCGAACGCTGAATTTTGGCAGAGGAGGCAAGGGCCACAAACG TAGGCGTTTCCTCTTCCAGGACCCCAGGGCAGCCAAACGACGTGCCCAAGCCAAGGCCTCCCAGTCCCCACACAACGAGGCGCTGCTCCCCAAAGAGGAGCCTCTGGACGGGGAAGAGTTTTCAGATGGGTTTCCTGGGACCAGCTCGGCCGCCACTGAGGAACTGGACTACCTGTCCACCACAGACATGTACCTGTGTCGCTGGCATGTGCCTCCCCTGTCACCAACTTCGCGGGAGCCCTCACCCAAGAAGGAGGAGCCTGTGGCCA TTCCCTCATGGAAGGAAAACCTTATGGAGCCCCTGGGAGAGGAGGCGGCATCTGATATCCCTGAG AATCTGGATGACAATGTCTTCCTGAAGCGCCACTCGAAGCATGAACTGGatgagaagagaaggaagag ATGGGACATCCAGCGGATCCGTGAGCAGCGGATGTTCCAGCGACTGCAGCAGCGCATGAACAAGAGGAAGGGTATCCAAGAGAGTGAGCCAGAAGTGTTCTCCTTCTACCCAGAAGCCGAGGATG tgGAGTCCCTCATGATCACCCCCCACCTTCCAGTGGTGGTGTTTGGCCGACCTCTGCCAAAGCTGTCAAGACG GAGCTTTGACCTGCCTTGGCTGGACGAGCGGAGCCGCTGTCGAGTAGAGGTGCCCAAAAAGCAGACCCCCCACCGGACCTGCCGAAAATAA